Sequence from the Chrysemys picta bellii isolate R12L10 chromosome 23, ASM1138683v2, whole genome shotgun sequence genome:
ATCAACCACAATCCAAACCCCCAAAGTAGAGTCCAGCTGCTGCATGTGTGAGCGTGGGTGCGTGTGAGCATAGGTACGTGTATGTAAAAAGAGACGTGATAGACAAGAGGCAGGTGAGAACTTGAGTGTGCATGAGAACATACGTGTGTAAGAATATGTCTAGTGACTTTCGTCTGTGCTGGGCAGTTGTTTGCATTGTTTGCCTTCACGGCTGCCCTGGAGGATGGGTGAACGTGTGATTGTGGAAGCGTGGCTGTGTCTGTGCACGTGGAGGTGCAAATGTGGGAGCCTGTGCTTGGGAGGGTCTGAACGGGATGACGGTAAGGAGCGTGTGTTAGAGCGTGTTTTATTCCACCTGTCCCCAGGGTGTAAAGGACGGGGGTTTCCAGTCCTTCTGGAGCAGCTCAGGCGCGTTGTCCGTCACCAGAGGAAAGCTGGCTCATCCCTGACGAGTAAGATGGAAGCACCGTTCACTTGGCTGCCCGGCCCCACCTTCTCCCCTGTCTTTCCCCGACTCCTGACAGAAGCAGTGAGGCCAGTGTCCTCCCCACCTCTCTGCGGAGAGGATACTAAAGCAAGCGTTGCAGACGCAGGTCCCTGGTGCCCCAGCCCAGCGCAGCTGTCTGAGCGGGAAGCTGGTCACTAGTTAGTGCAAAGCCAGGCGTTTTAGGTGGGTTAGAGCCAATACAGGGGTAAAAGCCAAACCTGGTCTCTTGGTGGGAGCTGTTAGTCCTGGAGGTTTGGTACCAGCCTAGGTTCTGAACACTGAGTCACAGAAAAGAAGAGAGGTTATTGCACAGGGCTTGAGCTGCACCATCTGGCTAGCCCCAAGGGCAGAGGAGAGAATGGAAAAAGAGGCGAAAGCCTGTTCTGTCCCCTAACCAGCTGCTCGCCCCATGCTGGACGCAGCGCTCGACTGGGACACGCAGCAACCACAGCTGAAGGCAGAGTTCAGTGTctcgtcccagcccctgctctatgCTGGGGGCAGAGTTGGTGAGATCCACTCTGTTGTTCTCTGGGTCACCAGGGCGGACGGGCACCAAGGGAGGATAAGTGAATGGTGAACAATGTGGGTGGGGCCTGTAGACAAGAGACAGACCCCTGGTTCAACAcacgccccttccccccagatcTGGGGGCGTGAGCCGCGGGACTTCCACTGACGCCAATGGGCCCATCCCAGCTCTGACCACtcacagactctctctctctcactcagaaGGTGAGACTGTGTCAGACACACACGCTTCCCCGGTGGGACATCgtgaagggggcaggggagactcACCTTTTCTCAACAGCGTCCACGTTCCGGATGAGAAGCCAAAGCTCCACCGTGCCCTGCTCCCCATGGCCCCCGGGCTGGGACGACAGCAGCAGGTGATGGCTGGTGATGCACAGCGTCCCCTTGATCGGCGGGAGCCCGGGGCATGAGAGCTGCACGTTCTCCACCTTCGCTGTCTTGATCAGCTCTGCAAACTCCATGGCGACGGCAGCGGTGCCGAGCTGAACCCTGGCAAGGAGTGCGGGGCACAGAGAGCCCCAAAGAATTGTCACGTGTCCTTCCCAAAGGGCTGATGGGCAACAGTGACCAACAAAGTCCTCGGCCAGCACCTAAAACGGACATAAAAGGAGACGGAGACTCAGCGCCAATGGGGGACAGGCCGTGGGAGGTGCAGAGCATCCTCTCTTTGCCatttccttcccaccccctcctacaGGTTCATGCTTCCCTCTTCCCACTGTACTGTCTTAGGCCAATATAGGGTCATCCCCTGCAGTCTAGTCTCCATTGCTTTATTCGATCCCTTTTTAAACAACCCACATTTAACGCTGCTTAGGGCCCATGGAACTTTCCATCTGCAAAGCACGGGTGGAGCATTACCTAATTCAGCCCTAGGTCCCATCCTGGGAGTGGGTCAGTGTCATTAgctccactttacagatggaggCACGGAGAGGCGACGTGACTTACTCAAGGGCTcagagggagtcagtggcagcCGCGGTTAGCACTTGGGGAGGAGTTCCCAGCACCCAGGCCTCTGCTCAGGCTGACGAACCACCCCTCTATCTCTCCTTGCGTATGTCTACATGGATGGTGGTGCAGCCCTATGCGTCATCCCCAGGGTTATCATTTAAAGGTTATTATTGAAATCTGATATGTTTAGCTGCAGGTGAAAATCCAGCCCCCACCTTGCAAGAAGCTATTGTTATTATTTAGGATTTGTAGTGCGGCAGCGTGGAGGAGCCTCAAtgcgctaggagctgtacaaacccagacctgccccaaagagcttccaatctataATTCATCCTTGGAGGCTGAGGGGTTAGCTCCCTCCCTCTATTCCCAGGCACGCTGGGCTCCAGAATAGACCCCTTTCTAAAACCAGAAACGTCTTCAGAGCTGCTCCGCTTGGCCAGGCTCGGTACAGGGACATTAGACAGAACCTGCTCAAACCCCCTTCGCCCCTAAGTAAGGGGTGGAAGCAGGGATGCCTTCCCCATCTTGAGGAACAGGCTTCTCTTTTGGaataagcagcagcaggaaccaAGTGATTAATACCCCCCAACATCTGACCCCCAGCAACGGCCACTGCCCTTACCTGTTTCTGGAATGGCAACCCTCAGGCTGCAGTCAGAGAGCTGGGTCATCAGAGGGGGCAGATCCTGTTCAAGGGGAGCTTGATCCGAAACCTCTAGTGCTGGGATCACTGCCGCAAAGGAATTCTTTGGCTGGAAAAGCCATGCCCCAGCGAACAGGGGCGCCCGGGTGCTGGCAGCAGGGAATGCGCCACAGAGATGGGCACAGCGGCTTCTGCAGCAGGCATGCAATACCTTGCGGCAGCTGCTGCTTCTGAGAAGCTGGTGATAAGCATGTTCTGATGCAGGGGTTGTGAAACACAGCAACAGGAACTGAGCAGGCTGCCGTGTGGGTGAGGCCGAGAAGCAGAGAGGGAGGATGTCGGGTTTAAGGTGGCCTGGCTCCAGTTTTTGATATAGTTTCTCCCTGGTGTGAGGCTTGGGCAGATGAAATGAGCCCAGGTTGGGTCTCGCAGGCCCTGCAGGGACCCAAGAGCTTTGCCTTTCAATCACTGCAGGGGGCTTTTCCCAGGCTCAGGGTCGTGATGGACAGGTAGGGGGAAAAGAATCCAGATGGggtcccctccctcccgggggagGATGGGGCAGCAGAGGAAGTAAAGTTCTGGGGATACCAGGGTGACAGAGGGCCTCAAtttgggggaggcgggggagacAAGGGGAACCTGCCCGTTGGAGGCACAGGGCTCCTAGCTTCGGGCACCTTGGGAGGGCTGAAGAATTGAATCTGTGGAAAGGGGACAAAGTCTCGATCCCTCAGCCggggagggagttggggagaTCGAGGGCATTCCGGTCAGAGGGTGCTAGagacaggcgggggggggggggggagggtatacAGCTGGCTGATAGAAATATGCCCAGTGAGTCGTGACTAGTAAACAATTCCCCCCCAGACACTGTAGGCTTCTTTACCTATCCTCAGTGCCACCTTTTCTGTTACCCAGGGCCCCTGCCCAGACCCAGCTCTGCAGTCTCTGTTACCCAGAATCCCTCTGGCCCACTGCCTGCAACTAGTGACACAATCTCTATTACCCAGAATCCCCCAGGCCCACTGCCTGGAACCAGTGCCACAATCTCTATTACCCAGAATCCCCCAGGCCCACTGCCTGGAACCAGTGCCACAATCTCTATTACCCAGAAGCCTCAAGGGCCCCTGCCCAGACCGAGCCCCACATTCCCTGTTCCCCATTTACCCCTTGTTTCCTTCTCTGCCCCGGCTAAGCATTTTTTTACCTGTCACCCTGTGCTGAATGGTCCTTGTTCTTCTGTATGGGGTGTGTGTAGGGGTGGGAAATGCTGTATTCTGCCTCTGCACTGCAATCTCCTTAGGTTGTCCATTCTCTCCAGGGCCCACGGGTTCCACCTTAAATGCAGCACAGCTGTGGAGAAGCAAAAAAGCCACTGGTTAAAGTGACCTGGCCAGAAGCCCTGAGCACGGCTGGGAGGCGGGTGACCAATGAGAGCTCTCAAAGGGCGGGATTTATTAGCAGAATTGTAGGTCTAGGAGGCCCTATAGCTGAGATCCTGGGGAGAGACGCCTCCCAGGGGGCACAGACTAGAGCAAACCCACACACCCCAGCTTGGCCTTCCCTCTGAAGGTATCACAAAAGGGTGCATGGCCGACTCAGCATGGCCAAACGTGACCCGCAGGGGAGATACTGTGAGATGCCACGTGCCCATTCAGATCTCACATGGGATATCAGCCATGTGGCTACGGGTGCAGAACAGCGTCATGCTGCCTGCAGGGGTCCTTTGCTGTTCTTCCCTGGCATGGCCGAGGGGTTTCTCAGGGACTCTGAACAGAACCCCCCGCTGCAGTGAACTCCAGTGTTTCTTGGGGACTCCACAccagcccctccatgccaggccTCTCCTTCCTCTAACCTCGCCTCTCCTGCACGATCTGCACCGTATGATCTGCCCTGGGCACTGCAGAagtgcctgggggtggggcaggaaaagCCATGAACAGAGCtgagctttttctttttctttctttcttttttctttttttttttttttttatggctctGTAGCAGCCCTGAATCTCAAGTGACCTTTCAGCCTCCCTTGATCTCGGAGCTGGGTGGAGAAGCAGTTTTATTTCTGTCCCGATAATAGACCGGGAAGGGAAGGCGCGTCGTGGGATAAATTACTTTTTGCTCCTACAGTCCTTTATGTCCCCATTGAAACTTCCTTTCAAAGAACAGGGTGTCTCCTCCCAGCTGGAGACaataatctattttttttttttaaaaaacacctccCCAGGCCTCCAGGCAATTAAAGTTCCTGCTCGTTTATAATCATCCCCGAGTTCCAAGGCTTTATTGTTCATTCCAGAAATAAATACCGGTAGTTCTCCTgctcacacgcacacacgcagagcgagccagctctgccacaggcaaACGCTCCTCTCTCTTGCACCTGGCAAGCACAACCATGTCCTTCAGCCACCTGAAGTTCAAGGAGCTCGGGGAAGAGGAGTCGAACTCAGACAAGGAGAACCTGGACAGCGTGAAGGCCCTGACGGCCAAGCTGAAGCTGCAGACTAGGAGGCCTTCCTACTTGGAATGGAAGGCCCGCGTGCAGAGCCAGTCCTGGAGGAACGGGGTCACGGAGGGAGCCATCAGCTCGCTGAATGAAGAGCAGGGCGGAGAGGTGTTTCTGGAGGCGACTCAAGCCGACGTGCCGTCCAGGAGCATCTGTGGGTTTGCCACCATGGACGATGCCCTGGAGTGGCTCAGAAAGGAGCTGGTGAGTAGCTTTGTTGGGAGCACGGCCTCTGTGGGAGAAGAGcaagggacagagaaggcaagAGATCTTAAACCATTATCCCAGGCCCCGCAGCAGTAGGGCTCCTGGCCTGCGGAGCTCAGCTTGACATCCCCAGGGCTAACGGGAAATGGGACAAAGAGAACtcctggggaaaggggagggagtaTGAGgatgctggggaggaggagaaagcccCTGCCATGGGCTGGATGCTCGGCAGTTCAATTTGTACCTGGCTTGGGTGTCACATCCATGGCCCGGGGGGGGTCAATTTTAAAGGTGGCACGAGGCTGGTTTGTTCTCCATCACCCTGCTCACTTCAGCCCTCTGCACCTCGAGCAGGGCTCATTCCCTGGGTTTGTACCCCCGGAATCCCAGCTGGTGTTTGGCATTGTCTTGTCCAGGTACAAAGGAGCCGTTTTGATGCCAACATGCCCATTTTGGTGCCTACCTTTCTCCCTAACTCTGGTGTTTATAGGCCTTGATTGACATGGTCTTtgagcatttgtgtgtgtgtgtgtgtgagctgtctctctctgcagggggactccctgccagGAAGGGCTGGTTGCTTTACCCTCACAGTGGGTCGGTGTGGATTCATGGCAACATGATTCCTCCCTGAATCATTCTGGTGCATCCGCAAGCATCACATCTTGCAGCTGTGGCTGGCCTAGTGCATTCCGGGACTCCTGGAGCACCTGTTCCCTAGTACCCTGTTATAGGCGTGAGGGCTTCACGGATTTCCAAGTGTGTGGCACTGCTTTGGGGGCTGGAGTTTGGGGGCCAGCTGAACTGGGGCAGCTGCAAGGGTCAGGGCTTCCTCTCCGTGCTAGGGGGAAGCCGCTGTAGCCAGCACCAGCTCATCTGGACCCAAAGGAAACACCTCCCTCCTGGGGTTTCAACGAACCATTACAGTCAATGCTTGTGAAAGGTCAGGGGAGCTCGGATGTGCGGACGTGGGGGGGCTGCACATGTTCTGCCAGCTCAAGGTGTTCCAGGCACCATTTGTTGCAACACTTCTTTgcttagtgtagacatggcctgcgtgcgtgtgtgtgtgtgtctgcatcaGTGCAACTGTGTGTTTGTATGTTTCTCCCCAGCTCGGTCCACGAGTCTGTAAGTGCTCGCACATGTCTGTCTTTCTGATTGCACATTTCAGTGTGTTTGTGCCTCTGcgtttgtgtgtctgtgtctgcacatctctgtgtgtctctgtctctgtccagATATCTCCGtgggtgtctgtctctgtctatgCATCTCTGTATATTTGTGCATCCATCTGTATGTCTCTCTCTGTCCATGCGTGTCTTTGTATCTCTATCTCTATCCGTGTGTCTTTCTGTCCATCTGTTGCTGGGTGTctgcgtgtctgtgtgtgtttgcatgtctCGGTGTTTGTCTCTGCAGTGTGTCTCCATATCTCTGTCAGGGTGTCTCTGTGTGTTCACATGTCTCGGAGTTTCCTTTGGCAGTGTGTCTCCATGTGTCCATGTCTCTATCTCTGTCCATGAGTCTGTGTGACCGCATGTCTTGAGGTTGTCGCTGGCGgtatgtgtctctgtctgtccgtgtgtctctgtgtgtttgcATGTCTCGggtggtgtgtgtctgtctgtctgtctgtctctgtatgACCGCATGTCTCAGGGTTGTCTCTGGTggagtgtgtctctgtctgtatGTCTCTGTGTGTTTGCATGTCTCGAGGTTGTCTCTGGTGGTGTGTGTCTCTATCTGTCTGTGTGTCTCTggtggtgtgtgtctctgtccgTAACCTCTGTGTGTTCCCATGTCTCAGGGTTGTCTCTggcagtgtgtgtctctgtctgtccgtgtgtctctgtgtgttccCCTGTCTCGGGGTTGTCTCTggcggtgtgtgtctctgtctgtccgTGTGTCTCTggtggtgtgtgtctctgtccgtgtgtctctgtgtgttccCATGTCTCGGGGTTGTCTCTAGCGgtatgtgtctctgtctgtccgtgtgtctctgtgtgttccCATGTCTCGGGGTTGTCTCTGGCGgtatgtgtctctgtctgtccgtgtgtctctgtgtgttccCATGTCTCGGGGTTGTCTCTggcagtgtgtgtctctgtctgtctgtgtgtctctggtggtgtgtgtctctgtccgtgtgtctctgtgtgttccCATGTCTCGGGGTTGTCTCTGGCGgtatgtgtctctgtctgtccgtgtgtctctgtgtgttccCATGTCTCGGGGTTGTCTCTggcggtgtgtgtctctgtctgtccgTGTGTCTCTggtggtgtgtgtctctgtccgtgtgtctctgtgtgttccCATGTCTCGGGGTTGTCTCTggtggtgtgtgtctctgtccgtgtgtctctgtgtgttccCATGTCTCGGGGTTGTCTCTGGCGGTGTGTCTCCATGTGTCCCTATCTGCGTGTCTCCATAGGACTGTCTACACAGCAAACCGCGACCTGCAGCAGCGCCTCTCAGAGCCCCGGTCACACAGCTCAGGCTACCGCGCTACAAAGAGCTGTGCAGATAGTGCAgcctgggctggagcttgggctcttaagccgcccccccccacccccccaggcttCAAAGCCTGAGCTTCAGCCCATGCCACAACGTCTACACGGCTACTCCTAGCATGGCGGCCCGACCCTTGCAAGCCTGGACCCGGACTCTGAGACGCGTTGCCGCAGGCTGCCCCTCGACATACCTCCTGTGTCCGTACCCCTGTCTGTGCGTCTCCGCATGTCCGTGGCCCTGCCTTAGGGATGCTCTCTGGCTGAGTGACGGGGTGACCCGTGCTCCGGCTGGGCCCCTAAAggctcccctttccctcctctgcACAGCAGGAGATGCAGGCTGTGGATCACCAGCTGGCGCGGCAGCTGATGCGGCTGCGGGGGCAGATTCACCAGCTGAAGGTGGAGCAGGTGTGCCACCAGCACAAGGAGATGCTGGACAATGCCACCTTTGGCCTGGAGGGCTGTGAGGAGGACACAGACCTGCTCTGCAACATTCCGCCCAAGGCCGCCTTCTTGCTCTCCACGCCACTCAAGCACATTGGCGTCACGCGCATGAACATCAACTCCCGGCGCTTCTCCCTCTGCTGAGGGCCctggcctcctgcccagggctgTTTGGGCAGGGCACCTCTTCACGGCAGGGAGCATTAGCAGGGACCCCTCGCCGCGCCCCAGACCTGGCCCATGTGCATGCGCGTACCTAGAAGCTCAGGCTGAAGGCTCAGGTCCTGAGCTGGTGGGTCGGGTTATATACAGGCCAGCGTAGTGTTCAGCCCAGTTACGGTGGCCGAGGGAAGTGGTGAGTGTACAGCGTATTCCCCCCTCCCTGATGATTGGTGTTGCAGGTCTGTGGGCTAGCAGGGCTGCCACCTCCCATCTGATGCCGCAGCCTGCCACCTGACCCTCTCCTGCCATTCACAGCCGCCTCTGGTGAGTCCCTGCAGCGTCCCGCGCTGGATACCGCAGCCAGCTAGAAACCAAACCTGACCGAACCGAGGCTGGGCTAACGCGCTGCATGGATTGCCTGGCACCAGAGGTGCAGAGACCTGCCAAGTCTGCAGTGCTGAGTCCCCCAGGCCCAGGTGGAGCTCAGCGCGGCCCCTTGAGGAACCGGAGCCTGTGACTGGTTTCAGTCCCCGCAGCAGCCATGCTACCCCTTCTGGGCCTGCCTTGCAAAGACAGGTGGGTGGGGTCCGTGGAGCCCACATACCCCACCCCTCCAACGCCAGTAGCGTATCTCTGGCCAGGGGCCAGtccctcctcagccagctctgtcCTAGCTTAGGAAGCAGCGTCTGTAACGCACAGCGCTATGCACGTACGTTAACCCCGGAGTCACACTTCCCTAGCGCTGCGGGGCCAGAGGTGCACAGGCTGCAGTGGCAGGTGccggcagagagggggcagggttTGGTGAGCAGCTCGGTGAATTCTCCGCAGCCTATGAGCCTCATGGCTcagctgggtgggggagagggggcggtcTAAGGCGTCTGTGATGCACGTCACGCTGCTGGGTCCCATTCGCTGCTGCAGAAAACCCAAGAAAAAGTTTCCGTGCAGAAATAAAAGACAGCGTCTGCAAAGGTGTCCTTGTTTccttctgtctctcacacacagttcGGCCtggctctatccccagacacatGTCTGATCAGGGACACGCACACAGTCAGTTCCCTTCGACCTGCAGACGCATATATGATCTGGGACACTGACAAACGGGGCCTCCTCGCTcagacccacccacccacccacccacccacagaaaCACACAGGCCAGGTGGAAACACACAATGAGGGAGAACTGCCTTGACTCAGCCTCTGACCAGCCGTCTCTTCCGATTCGGGCTGCTCGGTCTATCCATCCTTGACCATGCTGGCAAGTGGTTTTGCGCTCTCGCCTGTCCCCCTTCAACGGCGCTGTTTTGGGCAGCCTTCTAACGAGCGGTGAGAACATTGGGTTTGTCGCTCTCACTTCCGCTGGGTGTTGTTGTTTCCACTCGGTTTAGCTGAGGCCTCAGATGAGGTAGGCGCCCACTTCACAGTGAACCTATGAGCAGCCCTGCCTAGCCAGGTGCCTTTTCTCCTCTATGTGCAAATAGGCATGTTGGTTGTGCTCCATGTTTCACCTTCTTGCTGTCTCCTCGTGCGATCATCCCTGAAGACACTGGCAGTTTTCCCCTGGAACTTTTTACAGGAATATCTGGAATCTCCGGGAGGGTCATTTTCAGGGGAACATTCGTTTTTACAATCACAATGGATAAAAAATTTGCactcatccaaggatctcagagcactttacaaattcTATTCAAACCAGCTGAGATTGGTCAGTATCATTCTGCCTATTTTAGATATAGGGagaatgaggcacagagatagGGCATGACTTGCTCCAAAGACACGcagcaaaccagtggcagagctgggaagagaatctAGGAGCTGGTCCTCTTCTCAAACCATTAAACTACCCCctcttcccagagccaggaattgaaaccAGGAGTCTTGTCTCCAAGTGCCCCGCTCAAAACATAACAGCACATTATCTCTGTTAGAACCAAGAGCTCGGAGTTACACGGAAGGATCTCATTAAGTGATCATTATACTCACAATATTCAACAGAAATAAAGGAAGATTTCCTGAACTGAATAATAATGAGAGCCAGTtgacatttttaatacaataagggttttttttaattaaaatgttgggttgttctttttaaatcttttgcaaaaaaaattgttaatgTTAGTGACATTTTTAGTTTTATGTGAAAGCCTAGTTTTGACAGTTTTTCTCAAAATTGTTATCAGTAAATCAAAAATGTTGATCACCATTTTGCTAACCTTTCCAGTaatgttttccatttaaaaaaaaatcaggacaatTTCAGAAAAAGTGGGTCCATTTCAAACCTTTCCAAAACTAAACAGAAAAACACACGGAAAACTTGACATTTTTGCAAAACTACTGTTTAATTTTTTGGCcagcaataaataataataatgaattggCATCAGCTGTTTTTAAAGCACCTTTTGTTCTAAAAGCTCCTAAAGCCCTTTGCAAACCATATCCAAGAGACGAGCACTCCAAGCACCACTGAATTGCAGCCATCTTTGGGGTGAGGCCAGGACTTCAGGCAGTGGTTTGAAAAAACACAGCGACATTATACAATACTTTAGGACAGGAAGTCAAGATCTTGTCACACTTGCAGGGGAAATTAGGGCTGCAGAATGTAATTATATCAGCTGGAATCTGGCCAGAACTCAATGTTAGCATCTCTGCTGGGTAAGAGAGCTTAATTGTAGAGGTTTAAGCATTTGCTCTTGTCCTGGGTCTTGTGAACATCTTCGATTTCCCTCCATCGCTTTGCACTATGCTCTCCAGGGATTCTCTCCAGGGACAGTCGCAACCCAGGATATCCTGAGATCCTCATGCACAGGGCAGTCAATTCCAACACACCACATTAGCTGCAGTTGAATTACCAGCATGAGGAACGCAAGCTGCCAGAGCCTGCGCTGTGATGAGGCTCGAGATGGCTCATTAGTGCTGTTACAAGTGTAGTTGGAAATGTCTCTGTGCTGGGCTTGGGCTATCTGCCCTGCACCCAGGCAACAAGCCCCTCTTcaaactgctctgccacagattcagcttcctgtcttcccctccccctgcccagcgcaGGCTGTTCATACCTGTGGCTTCACATTTGATCTAACAAGCCAAGACAATAGCTTTGCGGTTCCTCTGCTGTCTCCAGCAACCCAACACGCAGGTCTGGTGGAGAGGGGCTGAAAGTGAAGCTTTATGACTTCGCTCCTCTTTGTCTGGATGGGAGAGAAAGAATCAAAGCCCTTGTTTTCTTCCAGAGACTCTCTTCACTCCAGCTTGGTTAATGGTGTTGCTGGATGCCGGGGTTTACGTCACCGGGGCTTGCGGCAAGGCAGTGCGGTCCAGTGGCTGGGGCATTGGCCTGTGACTTTGCCGAGCCGTGTTCGCGTCATGCCTGGGACCCTCTGCAGGTCACTTCCCCTCTGGTCCCACCCTCGGCTCTTTGTCTATTTAGCGTGTAAGCacgtcagggcagggactgtcacttgctaggtgtatgtacagcaccaagcacaatgggaccACTGGGGCTACTGTGAAAAAAAAGATCATTGTGAGGAGTAGAGCCGCTGGTCTGAAATAAGAGGAACAAAGGCTCCACCTAAGGTTTAACTCCACCAGCCTAGCAAGTGTTAAGGCTGCCCGGCCTTATCTACGCTGG
This genomic interval carries:
- the FAM167B gene encoding protein FAM167B isoform X2, which codes for MSFSHLKFKELGEEESNSDKENLDSVKALTAKLKLQTRRPSYLEWKARVQSQSWRNGVTEGAISSLNEEQGGEVFLEATQADVPSRSICGFATMDDALEWLRKELEMQAVDHQLARQLMRLRGQIHQLKVEQVCHQHKEMLDNATFGLEGCEEDTDLLCNIPPKAAFLLSTPLKHIGVTRMNINSRRFSLC
- the FAM167B gene encoding protein FAM167B isoform X1, giving the protein MSFSHLKFKELGEEESNSDKENLDSVKALTAKLKLQTRRPSYLEWKARVQSQSWRNGVTEGAISSLNEEQGGEVFLEATQADVPSRSICGFATMDDALEWLRKELQEMQAVDHQLARQLMRLRGQIHQLKVEQVCHQHKEMLDNATFGLEGCEEDTDLLCNIPPKAAFLLSTPLKHIGVTRMNINSRRFSLC